A region from the Rhodamnia argentea isolate NSW1041297 chromosome 7, ASM2092103v1, whole genome shotgun sequence genome encodes:
- the LOC115731836 gene encoding probable polyol transporter 4, with protein sequence MGLVGIGEEERADSLKGMREYKRMGSKVEDDDFEDDLVHYQRQLKRRKSTRIYVFACAVFVSLNSLLLGYDGGAMSGAIIFIQEDLRITEVQIEVLVGCLNIISLFGSIAGGRTSDIIGRKWTMGLGAVVFQAGVAVMTFADSFRALMIGRLLAGVGMGFGGMITSLYIAEISPTISRGTLTSFPEIFVNLGILLGYISNYAFAGLSVHINWRVMLGVGILPSVFLGLALFVIPESPRWLVMQNRVDEARLVLLKTHEDEREAEERLAGIQVAAGAGNSASKHGDKSVWLELLCPSPPLRRMLIAGIGIQCFQQITGIDAAVVYSPTIFKSAGTKGNSNLLAATVAVGVTKTSFILVAIFLIDKIGRKPLLYVSTIGMTVCLLSVAVSLSLLKEGVAGAAPLLAILSVCSYVAFFSIGIGPICWVLSSEIFPLRYRAQAAALGAAGNRVCSGLITMSFLSVSRAITVAGTFFVFAALSAASVAFVYSHVPETRGKSLEQIESLFQNPRDRKGSHVEMEDVEHLVQ encoded by the exons atgggATTGGTGGGAATCGGAGAAGAGGAGAGGGCGGATTCGCTGAAGGGTATGAGAGAGTACAAGAGAATGGGTTCCAAGGTCGAGGATGATGATTTTGAGGACGATCTGGTTCATTACCAGCGTCAGTTGAAGAGGAGAAAAAGTACCAGAATATATGTGTTTGCCTGTGCGGTCTTTGTTTCTCTCAACAGTCTCCTCCTAGGCTATG ATGGAGGCGCCATGAGTGGAGCAATTATATTCATCCAGGAAGATCTCAGAATAACTGAGGTTCAGATAGAAGTCCTAGTTGGTTGTCTGAACATAATTTCGCTCTTCGGGAGCATCGCTGGTGGCCGGACATCGGACATTATCGGTAGGAAATGGACGATGGGGTTAGGTGCTGTCGTCTTCCAAGCGGGTGTGGCTGTTATGACCTTTGCTGATTCGTTTCGAGCACTCATGATAGGAAGACTGCTGGCTGGGGTTGGAATGGGTTTTGGAGGAATGATAACTTCACTATACATTGCCGAAATTTCACCGACAATCAGTCGGGGCACGCTCACCTCTTTTCCGGAGATCTTCGTGAATCTAGGAATCCTCCTTGGTTATATCTCGAACTATGCATTTGCAGGCCTTTCAGTGCACATAAATTGGAGGGTCATGCTAGGAGTTGGGATTTTGCCCTCAGTCTTCCTTGGTCTCGCACTCTTTGTAATCCCTGAATCACCAAGATGGTTGGTCATGCAGAACCGAGTCGACGAAGCAAGATTGGTTCTTTTAAAGACCCACGAGGACGAGAGAGAGGCTGAAGAGAGGCTTGCAGGGATACAAGTAGCTGCTGGAGCCGGTAATAGTGCGAGCAAACATGGAGATAAATCCGTGTGGCTTGAGCTGCTGTGCCCTTCTCCTCCTCTGAGGCGGATGCTAATCGCAGGTATCGGTATCCAGTGCTTCCAGCAGATAACGGGCATAGATGCTGCCGTCGTTTACAGCCCGACAATCTTCAAAAGTGCCGGAACGAAAGGTAATTCAAATCTTCTCGCGGCCACGGTTGCTGTTGGTGTTACAAAGACTTCTTTTATACTGGTCGCTATATTTCTGATTGACAAGATCGGGAGGAAGCCGCTGCTTTATGTTAGCACAATCGGCATGACTGTTTGCTTGCTCAGTGTTGCAGTGTCTCTCTCTTTGCTAAAGGAGGGAGTAGCAGGGGCAGCACCTTTGTTGGCTATTCTTTCTGTTTGTAGTTATGTAGCATTCTTTTCCATTGGAATCGGCCCTATCTGTTGGGTACTGTCCTCGGAAATTTTCCCTTTGAGGTATCGTGCTCAAGCAGCGGCACTCGGGGCAGCTGGTAATCGGGTGTGCAGCGGGCTCATCACCATGTCCTTCCTCTCGGTTTCTCGAGCAATCACAGTGGCCGGAACGTTTTTCGTTTTTGCTGCACTGTCAGCTGCTTCTGTTGCATTTGTTTACTCCCATGTCCCAGAAACGAGAGGGAAATCGTTGGAGCAGATCGAGTCGCTGTTTCAGAACCCACGTGATCGGAAAGGAAGCCACGTCGAGATGGAAGATGTTGAGCATCTTGTGCAGTAG